From Haemorhous mexicanus isolate bHaeMex1 chromosome 1, bHaeMex1.pri, whole genome shotgun sequence, one genomic window encodes:
- the UBE2W gene encoding ubiquitin-conjugating enzyme E2 W isoform X5, whose amino-acid sequence MMEVLLVIGEEVMFTGDNIPVHPHVYSNGHICLSILTEDWSPALSVQSVCLSIISMLSSCKEKRRPPDNSFYVRTCNKNPKKTKWWYHAFVILHPELQLAVCACLIHSVGEEREKKGIEMGHSLFLSSC is encoded by the exons ATGATGGAGGTGTTGCTTGTCATCGGTGAAGAG gtcATGTTTACTGGAGACAATATCCCTGTTCATCCTCATGTTTATAGCAATGGTCATATCTGTTTATCCATTCTAACGGAAGACTGGTCTCCAGCCCTCTCAGTGCAATCTGTTTGTCTTAGCATTATTAGCATGCTTTCCAGCTGCAAAGAAAAG AGGCGACCTCCAGATAACTCATTTTATGTAAGAACATGTAACAAGaatccaaagaaaacaaaatggtgGTATCATG CATTTGTCATCCtccacccagagctgcagttggCTGTATGTGCTTGTCTTATCCACTCCGTTGgtgaggaaagagagaagaaggGGATAGAGATGGGCCATTCTTTGTTTCTCTCCTCTTGTTAG